The genomic interval gcctgtcctctaccCACAACTTGTCTTCtacccacagcctgtcctctaccCACAGCCTGCCCTCTACCCACAGCCTAACCTCTACCCACAGCCTGTCTTCTACCAACAGCCTGTCTTCTACCCACAGCCTATCCTCTACCCACAACCTGTCTTCTACCCACAGCCTATCCTCtacccacagcctgtcctcttcccacagcctgtcctcttcccacagcctgtcctctaccCACAACCGGTCTTCtacccacagcctgtcctctacccacagcctgtcctcttcccacagcctgtcctcttccCACAGCCTGACCTCttcccacagcctgtcctctaccCACAACCGGTCTTCtacccacagcctgtcctctaccCACAGCCTGTCTTCtacccacagcctgtcctcttcccacagcctgtcctcttcccacagcctgtcctcttcccacagcctgtcctcttcccacagcctgtcctctaccCACAACTTGTCTTCtacccacagcctgtcctctaccCACAGCCTGCCCTCTACCCACAGCCTATCCTCTACCCACAGCCTGTCTTCTACCTACAGCCTGTCTTCTACCCACAGCCTATCCTGTACCCACAGCCTGTCTTCTACCCACAGCCTATCCTCtacccacagcctgtcctcttcccacagcctgtcctcttcccacagcctgtcctctaccAACAACCGGTCTTCTACCCACAGCCTGCCCTCtacccacagcctgtcctcttcccacagcctgtcctcttcccacagcctgtcctcttcccacagcctgtcctctaccCACAACCGGTCTTCtacccacagcctgtcctctaccCACAGCCTGCCCTCTACCCACAGCCTGCCCTCTACCCACAGCCTATCCTCTACCCACTGCCTGCCCTCTACCCACAGCCTATCCTCTACCCACTGCCTGTCATCtacccacagcctgtcctcttcccacagcctgtcctctaccCACTGCCTGTCCTCTACCCACTGCCTGTCCTCtacccacagcctgtcctctaccCACTGCCTGTCCTCTACCCACTGCCTGTCCTCtacccacagcctgtcctctaccCACTGCCTGTCCTCTACCCACTGCCTGTCCTCTACCCACAGTCTGTCCTCTACTCACAGCCTGCCCTCTACCCACTGCCTGTCCTCtacccacagcctgtcctctactCACTGCCTGTCCTCtacccacagcctgtcctctactCACTGCCTGTCCTCtacccacagcctgtcctctaccCACTGCCTGTCCTCTACCCACATCCTGTCCTCTACCCACTATCTTAGTGGCTTTACATGTCTTGTGAAAGCTGTTGCCTTTTGCCATTACAGCATAAGGTTAATGAAATAATGCCCCCACACACAAGACAACAGAGCACTTACCTGCTGTAATGTCCATATTTATCAAGGACCAGGTCCTTACTAAGTCACAGTAGAAAACAACAATTTAAAGAAAGTGTGGGAGGGAAAATGTTGTCAAGCGAcagaaaaataaacagaaatggtCAGTGAATCTGAATCACAATTATTTTTGTGGGAAGCTGGTGAAAATGCACCACGACTATACGGCTATATAGTCTACTCTTTCAGAGAAAAGTCACGGGCAGTGAATTTCTTTCTGAAAGCCATAATTACAAAACACAGTAGTCTATATGTCTAGACTGTATTTCCCTTGCTCATAATGGTGCTGGGAGAGTGGTTGGTGCTGCATGCTATTCTGGCAGTCTCAGAAGAAGGAGAAAACAGAATAGTCTACATAGTGGGAAGGAGAGCCTCTCCAGTACAccactggttggctggctgtgcAAGGCACTTCTTCATACAGACAACCAATCAGTGACCAGGGTGTTTTCTCCAGCTCAGTCAGTAGCCTAATCTCTATCTTAGGCTCTGCTGCTCCAGCTCTTTGGTTTATTTCAGTATTATGACACATGTTGCTTGCACATCACACACATCCTTTACTACAGCCTTTTCTGCAAGCCTCTCTAGTTGAGATTGACGGAGGTGTCGATAGCTAGCTGatgctctttctctctgagggGGTTGGTGTTTGATGCATGGTTCTCCGTGAAGTCTGGTCTCCCTGGCAATGAATtagcaccagcagcagcagtcTAACACTCTATCTTGTGCTCctttcttcctccatctctccctgcctcccccctcctgCCGTATTCCAGGTGTAGCCAGCTGCCTGTCACCATGGCAACCAGCAGCGCGGTCCCTAGCGACAACCTCCCCACTTAcaagctggtggtggtgggggacgGAGGGGTGGGGAAGAGCGCTCTCACCATCCAGTTCTTTCAGAAGATCTTTGTGTCTGACTACGACCCCACCATCGAGGACTCttacctgaaacacacagagatagaCGGACAGTGGGCCATCCTGGACGGTAGGGAGACATCTTGTCCTCTGTCTCTCAGGGTTAGGGGGGGGGTGGTTGTCTCCTTTATTAGTTGTGTTTAACTTGTTAATTAAACATATTGTAGCACAGTGCTCCCATATAGATTCACACATTTAGATCATGGGATTTACACCCATGATGTGCATTTGTTTTTTAGCTAGATTTTTCACAGTTGAGCAAGAAGATGAATTTCCCCAAAAACATATTGTAAAACCTGCAACATTGGTACCTCTGTGTGTTATTGTAAGGTGCCCATGTGTGTTATTACACAGTGCCCATATGTGTTATTGTAAGGTGCCCATGTGTGTTATTGTAAGGTGCCCATGTGTGTTATTGCACAGTGCCCATGTGTGTTATTGCACAGTGCCCATGTGTGTTATTACACAGTGCCCATGTGTGTTATTGCACAGTGCCCATGTGTGTTATTGTAAGGTGCCCATGTGTGTTATTGCACAGTGCCCATATGTTATTACACAGTGCCCATGTGTGTTATTACACAGTGCCTACATTATGGGTTattacagtgtctgtgtgttattacagtgtctgtgtgtaattGCACAGTGCTGAAACACTGGtacctgtatgtgtgtaattGCACAGTGCTGGACACGGCAGGCCAAGAGGAGTTCAGTGCTATGAGGGAGCAGTACATGAGGACGGGGGACGGCTTCCTCATCGTGTTCTCTGTGACAGACAAGGCCAGCTTTGAACATGTGGACCGCTTCCACCAGCTCATCCTCAGGGTGAAGGACAGGTGAGACACAGCTCTTggtattgtttactccatgtgtaactctgtgttgtctgttcacactgctatgctttatcttggccaggtcgcagttgcaaatgagaacttgttctcaactagcctacctggttaaataaatgtataataaaaaaaGTATGATGCGTGCCCTATGGACCAGACACATACGGGGGACTGCTGCTGGTGCTCTGAGTGCCTCCGACTGGGTTGTCTGCCATAATGTTTTGTGTCGTCCCTCTAACACTCTCACTGGTAAAGGGTTCATCTATACAGCAGATAGTCATTCTGTTCTCTATTGTATCTCTTGTTCACAAAAAAATGACAACAAACAACTGCTTCCTCGGCCAATGTCTCCATCCCACTGGGCGCAGACGTCAGTACAAAGTTTTTATTTAGATTTGGTTGAGTTGTTagctaacgtgaattcaacgtgaaatcaacaaaaaaaatatgGTTTAAAAAAATTTGGTAAAAACATTATACtaataaaaaaactattttagtTGGTAATCCAATCAGTTtcccacattgattcaacatcacatagattttggggggtttgAAGTGACGTAGAAACAGCATTGACTCAACCAACTTTTGCTCAGTGGGATTCCAGTCAGATCGTCAGCTGTGTAGTGGTGTTACTGAACACGTTGTGTTAAATGAGATACATCTGATACCTCAGTCCCTCTTTTTCATTCTCTCCTTCAGGGAGGCCTTCCCCATGGTGCTGGTGGCCAATAAGGTGGACTTGGTTCACCTGCGCAAAATCACCAGCGACCAGGGGCAGGAAATGGCTG from Oncorhynchus kisutch isolate 150728-3 linkage group LG26, Okis_V2, whole genome shotgun sequence carries:
- the LOC109871070 gene encoding ras-related protein M-Ras-like; translation: MATSSAVPSDNLPTYKLVVVGDGGVGKSALTIQFFQKIFVSDYDPTIEDSYLKHTEIDGQWAILDVLDTAGQEEFSAMREQYMRTGDGFLIVFSVTDKASFEHVDRFHQLILRVKDREAFPMVLVANKVDLVHLRKITSDQGQEMAAKHNITYIETSAKDPPMNVDKAFHGLVRVIRQQIPERSLKKKKKMKWRGERSTGSHKVHCVIL